Sequence from the Psilocybe cubensis strain MGC-MH-2018 chromosome 10, whole genome shotgun sequence genome:
TCCGGTACTGTGCTACTGAGTCGACCAGCTATTCTAATAAGCATTGCGTCGAATGCACTTTGGGGAAGTTGCCCCTCTGCATATCGAGGAAGAGTCTCCATGCGAGTGGTCGATGTCAAGTCTAGATGGAAGAAGCCCAAGGAATTTTCAACGACTGAAATTTTGATGTGAATTATGGGAGTATTTTCACGGGAAAGATATAGAGAAACAGTAAGTTGAGATGGGATTTACGGTTGAATTGGTACTGCAATATATATATGGTACCATTGGTTCGTACATAGCCAGAACCTGTTAAAGCTGTATTAGTCTTTAGAAGACCCCAAATCCGCAGGCGGCACCTCGAGTTAGAGCACGAAGTCCTGCAGCAGACGGCAGGCAACATCGTGCATATTCCTTGCAAAGCTGTGAGGATAGCTTCACAATTGAGGAACAATGTGGTTATGATAAACACGTTACACATATCGGTTCAATGCGGAGTTTCAAACTTGAAGTTGACGCAAAGTCTTCTCACATCCGGGGCTACGGTGGACTACTCTTCCAAACACTCTTGATTTGTTCCACAAGTTCACGCAGCATGGAAAGATATGACTTTCTGACACCTGTCAAACCTTCCCGGATGATACCGACTAAATACCACTGAAACTTGCCAGAGCCTGGTCTCTGAAATCCTTCGGATTACAATTCATGTCTGCAGAATCCACGCCAGTAAGCACCGCCTTTACCAAATCAGTGAATCTGATGTATAATTACGAATAACAGTCCGCCATCGATATTTATCGTACCTGTGTCGATGAAATTAATAATGGTATCGCCTTCTTGAAGGACGTTCTTCATCTCCAAATCGTCTGTTCTCATGTTGATTTGGGCAGAGCGTCCTCCTTTAAGATCATCTCGGCTCGTTAGTACCCCTAGGCGTCGTATAGGCAGAGGTTCATCTCAAGATCCGGAAGTCGGGAAACTCTCTCGCCCACATCCTTATCATGCTTCAACGCGGAGGTTGATAGATCGACCTCGAGGTTCTCAAAGCACAGTCACAGAAAGGTGGGAGTGGTATCGATAAAAGTACCATAAACTTTGTCGACCGTCTACATGCCCAGACCACGGATATCATATCTCGAAGGATCAAAGGGGGCAAATGTATCGGGTGGGAATTTTGTCGCAGCAGATGGGGATTTCATTGGTGAAATAGTTTACAATGCAGGAGTAACAATAAATAACTACTGTGAGTGCACTGGGTACATTGTCAATTCGCAACCTTGAAGGTCACTATATAACAGCATCTTCAGTAGCTCCATCAGCAGCACCTCATGCGGAAGAGGCAGAAGTGGTATAGTCAATCTGTCCTATTGTTATGTATTTCTCTGATGCGTATTTGGATCAGACCATAGGAGGTGACCCGGAGACGCCATTGCGTATCCAGAGAACCTGTGATGTTTATAATCGACACTTGGCTTGCAAAGGGCGTGGATTCCCTCTATGGATCCCAGAGCCCAACAACAACCTTTCAATGGAATAccgaagaagaggaattgATATAGGCGATGTTGGGGTTATCACAAAGATGGGAAATTTCGACTTCTTGTTCAACATTTGTCTACCCGACGATCATCCTATTAATCGAGACGGCGTACCAGCAGGATTCTCCCCATGCAAACCTACAAGGTCAGGCGACATACAAAGATACACAGAGTTCGAGGCTGGGGCTTTTCTCACCAGCACATCTATTGATCATTCTCGCTTTGACGGCGAATATCGGTCAGTAATCATTTCCATCCATACTTGTCCTGGCCGGAACCAAATTCTGCTACCAGCTACAACACATTAATATTTGAATCTTCTGCGATGGAAGGAGCTATTCTCACAATGCCAGATGGAGCGGAGACGCTAGATCTTGGCAATGTGTTACAGTTTGAGAGGTACATGGCCAAAAATGTAGCAAGTTGGTATAGGTACGTTCTTGTCGAACGTGGGCGTCATGTAGAGAATGGAGATGTGCGACTCGTAGTCGGTCGGGACAATTCAAGGACCTGGGGCATGGCAACATTCGAAAAGGCGACCACTTCTGGCGATGCGCTGCAACTAAAATTCGGGCCTTTGGATGACAACACATTGGGCACCCGAAGATACGCATGGGAATTGTCTGGCGCTGCCTCTGCACGTACTGGACCTAGCCGTACCCAGATTGAGGAACTCTCAGTTGATGGCAGTGCCGACGTAGCTAATCAAACGCTTTTCGTTCGAACATTGAATGCAAGGCTCAAGTCTAAAACATGGGAAAAATTAACCACAGCCATTTCCGAAGAGCTCACGCAGCTCTACGAAGATCAAGAGTGCTACGATAATTCTTCTGACAACATTATGTCCTCTCCGCCGAGCTCGGAGGGTACTTCGAGTTCAACGACAAGTGCAAGTGGAAATCCAGGGGCCGCCAGGGAGACTATGATCCGATACAAAGGTATAGCCAATATCGACTCCAATCCTGGAGCAGAACAGGTAACGATCCCTTTATCAAATAATATAATGTTTAAGCTAATTATCTAACATTTTTAGATCGCTCATCCTGCAAATATAATCAACGAATTGGCATTGCAGAAGGTGAGCGTGGTACATGGTCTGACTAacctttccttctttctgaAAAAATACCTGCAGACATCGGAAGAATCTGATGAGTTTGAAATGATTATTACGAGCGATAAAGATTGGATGTCAGTTCTAACAGAGGTGAGTTTTCCTCCTAACGCTGGAGATTTGTCACTGCTAACTATTCGTACAAGCATGATCCAGCTCTTCCTTCAGGGAAGGAGCTTTTTGATCGCATTATGAAGCACCGAACCATTCAATTTGACATTGAAGATGGTATATATGTCCCTCTCTCCAGACTTCTAAGCCATTATTGAACTTCTTGTAggctttgctttcttttcccACGATCCTGAATCTCGAGCAATGGGCAGACCAACGACTCCACGGCCTTGGTTAAATGACACAGACACGACGATGCCTTCTACACCAACATCAAGTCGCGTAATGAGCGTCCCTCCAGCTCCAAAGAGGTCATTGCCGAAACAACTCGGAAATTTTTTCCAGTCCAGTGTGGGAGATACCATTCTTCATACCAGTCGACCAGAGGTTGTCCATGAAGTATTTTCAGCTTTTGCCATGGGCGCCTTAGATGACAGAACCTCAATGTCATCGGTTTCTTTACCTACAACACCTCAACGCCCTACAGGTCAATACAAAAATTTAGCATCGTATCACCAAGAAGAACTAGAGGGCCAAAGCGTGGACTGGCCCATTCAACCTCCCAACAATGTGTCGGTCCAATCACCTGTCGACTTCGTAGCGCCAGAATCAGACTCTATGGACGCGGGCTACAGTGACAGAGTCGTTAATGTGGTTCAGAGACGCTATAACGATGTTCGTCCTTCACGAGCGTTAAGCATATTAGATAATGCATTGACGCCATCGGCATCATCAACTCTttcgaccccgtcaaccaTCGTTGCAACCCCCGATGCCAAAGCGCACCCTGTTACTGGCTTTTCTAACTCTATTCGTTCAACCGCTTTTCAACCCAGAGATCCGAAAGAGACTGTGGTACCCAGTCCAGGACTGCCACATCATACACCCTCCAGTATGTTGGAGAGCGTAGAAAAGTATACACACAATCCCGCACAGGTCGACAGtaaagaagacgaggaggagatgcGGGCACACCCTCGCACAAAAGCCTGGGCAAGTGGTGAATAGACCCGATTTGGAAGCGGTGTTACAATGCCAAGGAGCTACTATTTTGTCTGCCTCTAGTTTATTTCATGGCCTTGCCGAAAATTATGTCTATTAGCACTTGTCCCTTACAGTACTTTCAATCAGCAATAAGTCCATTTTCCCAGTTGAGCAAATAAAAGCGGTAGTACATTATTTCATAAATCCGTGAAGCAACTAGAAAGCAATGACAATAACAATAAATATATGAAGGGATGTCCATGAAAATCACATATGAAATGAGAATCATCTGCAAAGGCGGATGTCATGAGCACCGGAACGCGCTGTTGGCAGGTTAACAGTCACTAGGCGCCTATAACATTAACCCCCAAATCAAGTTCGGCTGCAGCTTGTAACAAAGCTGCTTCATCTGTGTCGAAGCACAGTTGCGCCAAACCAAGATCATACAGCCTCGTCATCTTGACAATCATGCCCAAAGAGTGGCTGACGTCGTTTTGGGTTGAATTTTCGCCTGGCCCGTTCAAAAGGTTCCAAGCTTCGTCGTCCATTTCGTCTGCCATTCGTCCCCATGCTGACTTGATGGCACCTGGGAAGTTGAACGAGGCCATGATGAAGCATACTGGTGAACCTAGGATGCACAGATGAGAGAAAAtatttgaaaaaaaagtGGCGCGCATACATAGGCCACTAATCCGCTGTTCACGCAATAGCTTTGGAGAAGGTGTTCTATCAACAGGGACTTGATCTTCCTCCACTGGCATGAGTTCCGGGAGAGTATCTCCGATCCTGTATAGACGTTGGCATGCCGGACAGACGCGACTTTCTGAGCGGCTTTTATTGTACCATAAAAGCTAAAGATGCATGAGTATATAGAAACATTAAGAACAATATAAACGCACAAGAGCGGCCTCCTCCGGAAGCACCGTGCATAACATCTGCAAAACCTCATCTTGTGCAAATTCAGCACACAATGGATCCTGTTGGAGAGTGAGAGATGGATAAACGCTTCAGGTAGGTATAGTTACATTCAATGCAGGTGGTTGCGCAAAGAATGATGCCATGAACGCGCGGGCATCGCGAACGCGTGGGCCATTTCCTGGGTCGTGGATGAAAGGCTCCTGAAACAGGATTTGTTCAATTTGGTCCGCAGTCCTGGGTACGTAGTTATGTGGTACAGAGCAGCCCTTTTCAGAAATTGGGTCCAGTAATGGAGGTGATGGGGTCCTGAGCACTGGCGGTGAAGGCGATGACGGTGCACTCGATTGGTTGCTAGGTTCGGTGTCTAGGGGAAGGTCATCGACGCGTTCAGAAATATCTGGACATTTTTTTTGCGAcgttgtttgtttttttaggTTCTTGCTTTTAGCCTTGGTCTTTTTTCTGTTATTTGAGGGCCCGGGCATGGTGTTGGTCAACGGCGAACGTGTATTGACGCGTCTGGTCACGACGAGCGCGTTAGAGCGTGAcagagataagataagataattgatcgagattagattagatcgGCAAAAGAGTATGCCAACAACACGAGAAATTTTGAACCAATTGTGACTCGACTTGACTTTCGCAACCAATTATAACATAAACTGATAATCCTAGATCCAGATACTCACCATTTTCCGTCTTTCGGTAACCCGGACGAGACTTTCGAGTCCTTGTACATTATTTTCAAATCGATTCTTCTTTACCACAAACCATATGGCCCAGACTATAGAAATCAATCAGGTCCGCTCATTCGCTTTGTCGCCTGGTTAGCGCTCACCGTTGTTGCAGACAGCCAAGAGAGATAGTATCAGGGAGTTGGAAAAGAAGTACCAGAATCGATGGAGATCGGAAAAGTTGTTCGAAGTCAATGCCCCGTCACAGGCCGACATCGCTGGTCTTTCACCAGTTGAAATCAAAGAACTCTATCCAAAATGGTTCGGAAATTTCCCCTTCCCCTACATGAACGGAAGTCTGCATCTCGGACACGCATTCACTATTTCAAAAATCGAGTTTGCTGCTGGATACCAAAGGTTACTGGGCAAACGTGTTCTCTTCCCTCATGGGTTCCATGTTACCGGAATGCCTATCAAGGTGAATTCGGACTTTGACGGTCATTATCATTGTTACAATAATGATACTTTGCTAGGCGTCAGCGGACAAAATCATTCgggagatggaaatgttCGGACCCAACTTTGAAAACTTTGAGGCGGTCACCGCAGAGATGGCGCGCCTTGAGgcggaaaaagagaaagaggaggaggcgaaCGTCGCGGCCACCCCTGCGGACAAGACgaagggaaagaaaggaaagctGAACGCAAAATCTACTGGATTGACATACCAATTCCAAATCATGGAGTCAATCAAGGTGCCTAgagaagaaataaaaaagttTGCAGACCCTTTGCACTGGCTGACGTACTTCCCTCCCATCGCCATCGTAAGCATTTTCATAATGTTGCAGTATCTTCTTTATTTCCTACTATTTTGCTATAGGAAGACCACAACGACTTTGGATCACGAATTGACTGGCGCCGTACTTTCCTTACCACTGATGCCAACCCTTATTACGACAGCTTTGTCCGATGGCAAATGAACAAGCTCTACAAGCTCAACAAAATCAAATTTGGCGAACGTTATACTATTTACAGTCCCAAGGACGGTCAACCCTGCATGGACCACGATCGTCAAGATGGTGAAGGATTTGGACCTACGGAATACACTGGCATTAAGATGGAGGTAGCTGAATGGAGtcctgcagccaaggaaGCCATCGGTGACAAGGTTGGTGGAAGGAAGGTGTTCTTGGTAGCTGCCACGCTCCGCCCGGAAACTATGTGAGTACATCACAGCTTATGCATATCGCTGGTCTCGCTAAAACACCAGAAGGTATGGACAaaccaacacttttgttgGTACATCCATCAAGTACGGTATTTTCGCTGCCAATGACAAAGAGGCCTACCTCTGTACTCTGCGTGCCGCCCGAAACATGGCCTTCCAGGGTATCATCACTCCACGCGGCCACATCGAACAACTGGTCGAAATACCTGGCTCCAAAATCGTCGGCACCCGCATCAACGCGCCATACGCAATCAACCCCCAGGTGTACGTTCTTCCCATGGACAACGTCCTCGCCACCAAGGGTACAGGTGTCGTCACCTCCGTACCCTCCGACTCCCCCGACGACTTCCAGACCCTCGTGGACCTGCGCAAGAAACCTGAGTTCTATGGCATTCAACCATCATGGGCCGCGATTGACCCTGTCCCCGTCATCTCCACCCCTACTTATGGCGAGATGACCGCGCCCGCCGTAGTCAAACAGCTCAAAATTCAGTCACAGAAGGACACCAAGCAGCTGGCTGAGGCTAAGGAGATTGCTTATAAGGAAGGATTCTATAACGGAACCATGTTGGTTGGCGAGTTCAAAGGTCAAAGCGTCCAGGAGGCTAAGCCCAAGGTTCGAGATGCGATGATCAAGGATGGTCTTGCATTCGCATATGCTGAGCCTGAGGGCCTTGTCATCTCGCGCAGCGCTGATGAGTGTGTTGTCGCATTGATGGATCAGTGGTATATAGACTATGGTGAGGCGTCATGGAGGAAGGAGGCTGAAGCGTACGTACCCAGACCTTCAGCAGATTTCTTTATCACAGCTGACATATGATCTAGTATGCTGGCGAAGATGAACACCTATACCAACGAGACGCGTCACTCTTTCGAGAAGACATTGGACTGGTTGAATAAGTGGGCCTGTGCTCGTACATACGGCTTGGGTTCAGTTTTGCCATGGGACCCTCAGTTCTTGGTCGAATCTCTCAGTGACTCTACTATCTATATGAGCTACTATACCGTTGCACAGTTGTTGCATGGTAAGCCTCTTCTCGACATGGCCTTTAGTCATTTATTAACCACCTTGACCTTAGATTCCAGTCTCGACGGAAGCAAACCTGGGCCTTTGGGTATCACCCCTGAACAGATGACCGATGAAATCTGGGAGTACATCTTCGCCGGCGGTGCTTTCCCTGATCCCTCGCCTCTGCCACGCGAAAAAGCCGATGCACTCAAGCATGAATACGAGTATTTCTATCCCTTCGACGTACGCTCATCGGCCAAGGA
This genomic interval carries:
- a CDS encoding Putative leucine--tRNA ligase, cytoplasmic, whose translation is MAQTIEINQTAKRDSIRELEKKYQNRWRSEKLFEVNAPSQADIAGLSPVEIKELYPKWFGNFPFPYMNGSLHLGHAFTISKIEFAAGYQRLLGKRVLFPHGFHVTGMPIKASADKIIREMEMFGPNFENFEAVTAEMARLEAEKEKEEEANVAATPADKTKGKKGKLNAKSTGLTYQFQIMESIKVPREEIKKFADPLHWLTYFPPIAIEDHNDFGSRIDWRRTFLTTDANPYYDSFVRWQMNKLYKLNKIKFGERYTIYSPKDGQPCMDHDRQDGEGFGPTEYTGIKMEVAEWSPAAKEAIGDKVGGRKVFLVAATLRPETMYGQTNTFVGTSIKYGIFAANDKEAYLCTLRAARNMAFQGIITPRGHIEQLVEIPGSKIVGTRINAPYAINPQVYVLPMDNVLATKGTGVVTSVPSDSPDDFQTLVDLRKKPEFYGIQPSWAAIDPVPVISTPTYGEMTAPAVVKQLKIQSQKDTKQLAEAKEIAYKEGFYNGTMLVGEFKGQSVQEAKPKVRDAMIKDGLAFAYAEPEGLVISRSADECVVALMDQWYIDYGEASWRKEAEAMLAKMNTYTNETRHSFEKTLDWLNKWACARTYGLGSVLPWDPQFLVESLSDSTIYMSYYTVAQLLHDSSLDGSKPGPLGITPEQMTDEIWEYIFAGGAFPDPSPLPREKADALKHEYEYFYPFDVRSSAKDLVPNHLTFCLYNHAALFPEEKWPLAMRTNGHLMLNGKKMSKSTGNSLTMREAIEKFGADATRLSLADAGDGLEDANFEEKTANANILRIHTLLGWCEEMVKDQANLRHGEKNYHDKVFEQEINDLINTTKSHYEATNYKDALKFGFYDFQSARDWYREVTSDVGMHADLVLYWIRTSAVIVSPVAPHFTEHIWSAILQEPKSIQLALWPTPSTPVDPTLIEAGQYMRGTIKTIRDAEGALVKSLAKAKGKKGASTEGMFDPKKPKAVRIYVATTFPEWQDKCVQVVQDAYSKEEDKVDDAKVKQLLTEQGLIKDKRAMPFIQVFKKRMAQYGAETAFRRALPFSEGAVLRELLPYLKKTLSLADASVLSVEEALQKEQEPGYTRSIIDSSEPGSPGFEYYNV